From Streptomyces sp. SAI-135:
GCTCGTCCTCGCCCGCAGTTCCGACCTCGACCGCTTCGCCTCCCTCATGGACCAGGCCGCCCGTACCGGAGACACCTCCGCGCTCACCGCGGAGGCCCGCCGCTACACCCAGCTCTACGGCGAACCCCTCGTGGTCACCGACACCCGCCGCCGCCCGGTCGTCGAGACCGGTGGCATGCGGGCTTCGGACCCCGGGGTGGCGCGGCTGGTCGCCGCGGCCCTGCGCAACCAGACCGCGCACCCGACCGGCTCGCTGCATCCCTGGTCACGGGGCCACCGGATGTTCGCCGAACCCGCAGGCACCGGCACCCAGGTCTCCGGAGCGGTCGTGCTGCGTGCCTCGGTCGGCACGGCGGCGGACGACATCACCTGGCGGTGGAGCGCCGTGCTGGCCGGCACCGCCCTGGTCGCGCTGGCCTGCACGGTCCTCGCCCGGGCCGCGACCCGCTGGGTGGTCAGCCCCCTGCGCCGCCTCGACCGCGCCGTCGGTCAACTGGCCGCGGGCCTGCCGCCCGACCAGACCCGGGCCGGCGGGCCGCCGGAACTGCGTCTGCTGGCGACCGGCTTCAACCGGATGGCGAGCGCGGTCACCGCCGCCCTGGAACAGCAGCGACGGCTCGTCGCCGACACCTCCCACCAGATGCGCAACCCCATGGCCGCCCTCCGGCTGCGGGTGGACGCCCTCTCCGCCCACCTGCCCGCCTCGGCGGACCGCACCTATCAGGGCGTCACCACGGAACTCGAACGGCTCGAGACCCTTCTCGACGACATGCTCACCCTCGCCACCGCCGAGCACCGCGCCGGGGAACTCACGGTCACCGACCCCCTCGACGCCCGCTGCGACGCCGCCGAGGTCGCCCTCACCCAGCACCGGTTGTGGCACCCGGTGGCCCACCGGGCAGGCGTCGACCTGACCGTCACGGCCGGCACTCCCGCCTCAGCGGCCTGCACCGACCGCGAACTGGCCCAGATCACGGACGTCCTCGTCGACAACGCCATCAAGTACGCGGGACCCGGCGCCCACGTCGAACTGCGCTGCACCACCGAGGGCCCGCACACCGTCATGACCGTCACCGACGACGGCCCCGGCCTCACCCCCGACGAGCTCCGGCAGGCCACCACCCGCTTCTGGCGCTCGGCCCGCCAGAACGGCACCTCCGGCACCGGACTGGGCCTCGCCATCGCCGAACAGCTCCTGGCCGGAAGGGGCGGCCGCCTCGAACTGACCCCGGCACACCCGCGCGGCCTGACGGCCAGAGCGGTTCTGCCGGGCGGAGGATCCCGGTGAACCGCCGCACCGCACTGCGTGCCGCCCTCGGCCTCACCGCCGCCGCGGCCCTCGGCGGCGCCCTGACCGGCGACACCTCCTCCCGGCGCCCCGGCCCACACGGTGTCCTGCGGCTGGCCACCGGTGAACCCACCGCGTTCTACGCCGCCTTCGGCCGCCTCCTCGCCGCCGAACTGGAATTCTCTTACCCGGGCCTGAGCTGCCGCATCCGCACCACCGCGGGCAGCATCACCAACATCGAGCTCATCCGTGACGGCCGGGCGGACCTCGCCCTGGTCCTCACCGACACGGCCCGCGCGGCCCAGGACACCGCGCTCTTCCCCCGTCCGGTGCCCCTGCGCGCGATCGGACGGGTCTACGAGACCTACCTCCAGTTCGCCGTCCGTGCCGACGCCCCGGTGCGCTCGGTGGCCGACCTCGCAGGTCATCCCGTCTCGCTCGGTGCTCCCGGGTCGGGCGCCGCCCTGCTCGGCGAACGCCTCCTGAACGCCGCCGGCCTCACCCCGGGGACCGACCTACCGGTACGCCACCTGCGGCTGGCCGACGCGGCCCGCCAGCTGCGCGCCGGATCCGTCGCCGGACTGCTCGTCGCGGGCGGCGTACCGTTGCCCACCCTGACGGACCTCGACGCGGACCCCGGGCTGCGGTTCCTCCCCCTGGCCGGTCAGCTGCCCGGCGTCGCGGGTCCCGGGGGTCTCGCCGCTTCCGGACTCGAGGAAGTGGAACTCCCGCAGGACGCCTACCGGGCCTCCGCCGGTGTCGCCACCATCGGCGTGTCCAACCTCCTCGTCTGCCGCCCCGACCTCGCCCCCGAGACCGCCGAGGCCCTCACCCGCCTCCTCGTCCTGCGGGCCCCGGCCTTCGTGCCCGAGGGTGCCGTCGGCGCCCAGTTCCTCGACGTCCGCAGCCTGATCGGCACGGGCAGCATCCCCCTGCACCCCGGGGCGGTCGAGGCGTACCGGTCGCTGCACGGGTGAGGCGGGGCGTCCTGAACCCGGGCGTGCCGACAGGGTCCGGGGCCCGTGGGCGCCGTTCGGCGCCCCGCACTAATGTCCTCGTCATGAGCGAAAACTCCGCGCGGTCCGTCACCGTCGAGCGCACCAGCACCGGCCACTTCGTCGCCACCAACATCCGGGGCGGCACGATCAGCTTCGGCACCGGTTCCGACAGCGAGTTCACCCCGGTCGAACTGTTCCTCGCCGCCCTCGGCGGCTGCACGGCGGTGGACGTGGACCTCGCCACCACCCGTCACGCCGAGCCCGACGCGTTCACGGTCGAGGTGAGCGGCAACAAGGTCGCCGACGAGCTCGGCAACCGGCTGACCGACCTCGCGGTCACCTTCACCGTCACCTTCCCGGACGGCGAGGGCGCGGACCGGGCCCGCACGATCCTGACCCGGGCGGTGAAGACCTCCCACGACCGCCTGTGCACGGTCAGCCGCACGGTCGAGATCGGCACGCCGGTCACCGCGCGGGTCGAGGACGCCTGACCTCTGCGTAGCCTGTCCCCGTGTCAGCCTCCCGCCTCCGCCGTGTCGCCGTGCTCATCCTCGAAGGCGCGAAACCCCTGGACGTGGGCATCCCCGCGCAGGTGTTCACCACGCGCGCGAGCATGCCGTACGAGGTACGGCTGTGCGGCGCGGCACCCGGGCTGGTGAGCGGCGGGGACGGGCTGTCGTACCACGTCGCCCACGGTCTGGAGGCGCTGGCGTGGGCGGATCTCGTCTTCATCCCCGGCTACCGGTTCCCGGATCGGGAGGATCCGCCGTCGGCCGTCGTCGAGGCACTGCTCGCCGCGCACGGCAGGGGCGCGCGGCTGGCCGCCATCTCGACGGGCGCCTTCGCGCTGGCCGCGACCGGCCTGCTCGACGGGCGGCGCGCCACGACCCACTGGCACTACACGAGGGCGCTCGCGGCGAAGCATCCTCTGGTCCGGGTCGACGAGAACGTCCTGTTCGTCGACGAGGGCACCGTGCTGACCTCGGCCGGCGCCGCCTCCGGCATCGACCTGTGCCTGCACGTCCTGCGCGGCGACCTCGGGGTCGCCGCCTCCAACCACGCCGCCCGGCGCCTGGTCGCGGCCCCCTACCGCAGTGGCGGTCAGGCGCAGTACGTGCCGCGCAGCGTGCCCGAACCCCTCGGCGAGCGCTTCGCGGCCACCCGGGAATGGGCCCTGCGCCGACTCGACGAACCCCTCACCCTCGACGTCCTCGCGCGGCAGGCCGCGGTCTCGCCGCGCACGTTCTCACGCCGTTTCGTCGAGGAGACCGGGTACACGCCGATGCAGTGGGTCATGCGCGCCCGCATCGACATGGCCCGCGAGCTGCTGGAGCGCTCCGAGCGGAGCGTCGAGCAGATCGCCACCGACGTCGGGCTCGGGACCGGCGCGAATCTGCGGACACACTTCCAGCGGATCCTGGGGACGACGCCGAGCGAGTACCGGCGCACCTTCACCCGGGGCGAGTAGTCCCTCCCCGCCCCGCTCCGAAGAGGTCGCTTGGCGCGATCCTTTTGAACCGTGGCGATCGCGCCACTGTCAGCGGGCAAGGCCGCGCGCGAGCCTGGTGGGCACAGGGAAGGGACACCATTCATGACTCGCATCGCCATCAACGGATTCGGCCGTATCGGACGCAATGTGCTGCGCGCGCTCCTCGAACGCGACAGCGCCCTGGAGGTCGTCGCCGTCAACGACCTCACCGAGCCCGCCACCCTCGCCAGGCTGCTCGCCTTCGACAGCACGGCCGGCCGCCTCGGCCGCCCGGTGACCGTCGACGGGAACACCTTGGTCGTCGACGGCCGTCGCATCGCCGTGCTCGCCGAGCGCGAGCCGGCGCAGCTGCCCTGGGCCGAACTCGGCGTCGACATCGTGCTGGAGGCCACGGGCCGGTTCACCTCGGCCAAGGCCGCCCGCGCCCATCTCGACGCGGGCGCGAAGAAGGTCCTCGTCAGCGCGCCCTCGGACGGCGCCGACGTCACGCTCGCGTACGGGGTCAACACCGAGGCCTACGACGCGGACGTGCACACGGTCGTCTCCAACGCGTCGTGCACCACCAACGCGCTCGCCCCGCTGGCGTCGGTCCTCGACGAACTCGCAGGGATCGAGCACGGCTTCATGACCACGGTGCACGCCTACACCCAGGAGCAGAACCTCCAGGACGGCCCGCACCGCGACGCCCGCCGCGCCCGGGCCGCCGGGGTCAACATCGTGCCGACCACGACCGGTGCCGCCAAGGCGATCGGCCTCGTGCTGCCGAACCTGGACGGCAAGCTGTCCGGCGACTCGATCCGCGTCCCGGTGCCGGTCGGCTCCATCGTCGAGCTCAACACGACCGTCGCCCGCGACGTGACCCGCGAGGACGTGCTCGCCGCCTACCGCACCGCCGCCGAGGGACGCCTCAAGGGCGTCCTCGAGTACTCGGAGGACCCGCTGGTCTCCTCGGACATCACGGGCAACCCCGCCTCGTCGATCTTCGACTCGGCGCTCACCCGGGTGGAGGGCCGCCATGTGAAGGTCGTCGCCTGGTACGACAACGAGTGGGGCTTCTCCAACCGTGTGATCGACACGCTTGAGCTCCTGGCCAACGGCTGACCGGACCCGTGCCGGTGATGACCCCGACGGGAGGGATCATCACCGGTACGCGGTCAGCAGGTCGAGTTGGTCTGGGTGAGCAGGCCCAGCCGCCACGGGAGGCTGTTGTAGTCACCGCCGGCGTTGGGGTCCTTGCCCTGGTACAGGTACTGGAGCCGGCAGGCGGGGATCGTGAGTGTCTGGTCGTAGCCCGCGCGGATCATCTCGCCGTGACTGATGTCGCGGGTCCAGGCACCGGAGGGGAACGTCACGTTGCCCGACTTGGCGAACGGGTTGCTCTCGGACGCGGCCAGAGGTGACCAGGAGCCGGCGAGGCTGCTGGAGGTCCAGGAGCGGAAGTAGCGCCGGCCGTCCGAGCCGATGGCCTCGACGAGGAGCAGGTACTGGTTGCTGCCCTGCACCTTGTAGACGTTGCTCGCCTCGAACATCGCGTACTTGGAGTCCTGGGCCGCGATGACGGTGTCGGTGAACCCGTTGGGGAACTGGCCGACGCTCGTCCGGGAGCGGTACAGGTGTCCGTTGTCGTCGGAGGAGAACAGATAGCAGTTGGCGCTGTCGCAGATCACCCACATGTCGACCCAGTAACCGTTGCCGATGTTCTGCCGGATGATGTCCGGCATCGACGAGTAGAAGTTCTTCGGGGCGCTCCACCCGTTGGGGTTGCTGATGTCGGGATTGGTCGAGTACGACGCGTTGCCGGTCTGGTAGACGAGGTACCACAGGCGTTGCGGCGCGTTGTAGAAGACCTGGGGCGCGGCCCGGTA
This genomic window contains:
- a CDS encoding HAMP domain-containing sensor histidine kinase, with the protein product MRTRVQAVLLMFGVLAVAAFAVPLLLFTASDRTQQLVLARSSDLDRFASLMDQAARTGDTSALTAEARRYTQLYGEPLVVTDTRRRPVVETGGMRASDPGVARLVAAALRNQTAHPTGSLHPWSRGHRMFAEPAGTGTQVSGAVVLRASVGTAADDITWRWSAVLAGTALVALACTVLARAATRWVVSPLRRLDRAVGQLAAGLPPDQTRAGGPPELRLLATGFNRMASAVTAALEQQRRLVADTSHQMRNPMAALRLRVDALSAHLPASADRTYQGVTTELERLETLLDDMLTLATAEHRAGELTVTDPLDARCDAAEVALTQHRLWHPVAHRAGVDLTVTAGTPASAACTDRELAQITDVLVDNAIKYAGPGAHVELRCTTEGPHTVMTVTDDGPGLTPDELRQATTRFWRSARQNGTSGTGLGLAIAEQLLAGRGGRLELTPAHPRGLTARAVLPGGGSR
- a CDS encoding TAXI family TRAP transporter solute-binding subunit, which codes for MNRRTALRAALGLTAAAALGGALTGDTSSRRPGPHGVLRLATGEPTAFYAAFGRLLAAELEFSYPGLSCRIRTTAGSITNIELIRDGRADLALVLTDTARAAQDTALFPRPVPLRAIGRVYETYLQFAVRADAPVRSVADLAGHPVSLGAPGSGAALLGERLLNAAGLTPGTDLPVRHLRLADAARQLRAGSVAGLLVAGGVPLPTLTDLDADPGLRFLPLAGQLPGVAGPGGLAASGLEEVELPQDAYRASAGVATIGVSNLLVCRPDLAPETAEALTRLLVLRAPAFVPEGAVGAQFLDVRSLIGTGSIPLHPGAVEAYRSLHG
- a CDS encoding OsmC family protein, yielding MSENSARSVTVERTSTGHFVATNIRGGTISFGTGSDSEFTPVELFLAALGGCTAVDVDLATTRHAEPDAFTVEVSGNKVADELGNRLTDLAVTFTVTFPDGEGADRARTILTRAVKTSHDRLCTVSRTVEIGTPVTARVEDA
- a CDS encoding helix-turn-helix domain-containing protein, yielding MSASRLRRVAVLILEGAKPLDVGIPAQVFTTRASMPYEVRLCGAAPGLVSGGDGLSYHVAHGLEALAWADLVFIPGYRFPDREDPPSAVVEALLAAHGRGARLAAISTGAFALAATGLLDGRRATTHWHYTRALAAKHPLVRVDENVLFVDEGTVLTSAGAASGIDLCLHVLRGDLGVAASNHAARRLVAAPYRSGGQAQYVPRSVPEPLGERFAATREWALRRLDEPLTLDVLARQAAVSPRTFSRRFVEETGYTPMQWVMRARIDMARELLERSERSVEQIATDVGLGTGANLRTHFQRILGTTPSEYRRTFTRGE
- the gap gene encoding type I glyceraldehyde-3-phosphate dehydrogenase, which codes for MTRIAINGFGRIGRNVLRALLERDSALEVVAVNDLTEPATLARLLAFDSTAGRLGRPVTVDGNTLVVDGRRIAVLAEREPAQLPWAELGVDIVLEATGRFTSAKAARAHLDAGAKKVLVSAPSDGADVTLAYGVNTEAYDADVHTVVSNASCTTNALAPLASVLDELAGIEHGFMTTVHAYTQEQNLQDGPHRDARRARAAGVNIVPTTTGAAKAIGLVLPNLDGKLSGDSIRVPVPVGSIVELNTTVARDVTREDVLAAYRTAAEGRLKGVLEYSEDPLVSSDITGNPASSIFDSALTRVEGRHVKVVAWYDNEWGFSNRVIDTLELLANG